ATGTATATGAATTACTAACTTCAATAGTTGGAAAATTTTTATTTATAAATGCCTATGATCAACCAGGCGTTGAAAGTGGTAAAATAATTTTAAAAGAGAAACTAAAAAAGAAAAAATAGGGCATAGAGTGTTCTTATAGACATATGAAAAACTTTTGAATTAATGTATAATCTTCTATTAAAAGGTAAGGAAAGATTATGAAATTAGGAATATCTTCGTGTTTGATAGGAAATCTCTGTCGTTATGATGGAGCTCATTCAAGAGATGCTTTTGTGGTTAATATACTTCAAAAATATTTTGAAATAGTGCCTTATTGTCCTGAGAGTATTATTTTTGGTACACCAAGGGAGACTATTAGATTGGTTCGAAATGGTGAAGATATAAAAGTTACTACTTCAAATGGTGAAAAAGATGTAACTAAACAATTAGATGAAATCTCTGTTTCTTGTGCAAAACAAATAGCCAATGATGATATTTGTGGATTTATTTTAAAATCAAAATCACCTACCTGTGGAATGGAAAGAGTAAAAGTTTACCAAGAAAAAAATGCCCCAAGTAAAAAAGAAGGAGTTGGTCTTTTTGCAAAAAGAATAAAAGAATTTTATCCTTATTTACCCCTAGAAGAAGAGGGTAGACTTAATGATGCTTGGTTAAAAGAGAACTTTTTAATGCAAATCTTTGCTTATAGAGATTTACATGAATTATTAAAAAAAGAAGATATTGAGTTTAATGATTTAGTAGAGTTTCATACTTCATACAAATATTTAATTTATGCAAAATCACAAGAGTTTTATAAAGAGTTGGGGCATATTGTCGCAAATCATGAGAAAAAACCTTTAGAAGAGATTTTAGCTGAATATAAACAAAGTTTTTTAAAAGCAATAAGTGAAAAAAGTACTATCAATAAAACTTACAATGTCTTACTTCATATTTTTGGATATTTCAAAAAACATATCTCAAAAGAAGAAAAAGAGTTATTACTTGTAAGTATGGATGAGTATAAAGATGGTATTATTCCTCTTATAACCATAGTTAAGATGTTCAAAATATATATTAGTAGATACGATATCGAATACTTAAAAAAACAAAAGTTTTTAAATCCTTATCCAGCTGAACTTGCTTTGAGATCTGATTTAAAAGCTAATAAATAGGACTTAAATGGAAACTGTAAGTAATAATATTATACCACTTCATATGAATGTGATGTTGGTCTTCTTTTCAGTATTACCTTTTCTTGTGATGGGTAGTATATTTCTTGCTAAAAATAAGCAGTATAAATTACACTTTTATTCTCAAGGGTTTATTTTAGTTTTGACAATTTTGGTATTGGTATTTTTTGAAATTATGATTAGAATTGATGGTGGCTTTTTTGAGTTTGCCAAACAAAGTGATATGCCACATGGCTTTTTAGTAGGATATTTGATTTTTCATATAATAATTGCTTTGATTGCTGCTGTTTTATGGATAAGATTATTTATCAAATCTATGCTTTTATATCAAAATGGAAAAATAGAAGAGATAAAAGCTTCAAATCATATACGAGAAGGGCAGATTACTTTTATATTTTTATTACTTAGTTGTATAACTGGAGTATTTGTTTATCTATTTTTGTTTATTTTTTGAAAAAGATGTTAAAATACGAAAAAAGAATAAGGAAGTTTAATGAGTATAGAGAAGGATCTTTTAGATAGAAGTGGTAGTGTTTGCGAACTTTGTGGAGCAAGTGATGGTCTTGAGGCAATTGAAGTTGCACCAAAAGATGAGAAGATTGTAGTATGTTCTACATGTAAAGAGCAAATTGAAGATGAGTCAAAAATGGATTCAAATCACTTTAGATGTTTAAATGATTCTATGTGGAGTGAAACTCCAGCTGTACAAGTTGTTGCTTATAGATTATTAAAGAACTTATCAATTGATGAAGGTTGGGCTCAAGATTTAGTTGAGATGATGTATTTAGAACCTGAAACTTTAGAGTGGGCAGAAGCAGGACTTACTACTGGTGAAGTTGTAAAAGATAGTAATGGGGTTACTTTAAATTCAGGTGATAGTGTAACTATTATAAAAGATTTAGATGTAAAAGGTGCTGGATTTACAGCAAAAAGAGGAACAGTTGTAAAAGGTATATCTTTGGGTGATGATCCAACTCACATTGAAGGTAAAGTAAATGGAGTTAGAATCTTTTTAAAAACTTGTTTTTTGAAAAAGTCTTAATATAAACTCTCTACAAAAGTAGAGAGTCTTTTAGCAATCAGAGAAGTTTTTTATAATCTCTTTTGCATTTTTAAGGGCTTTATCACTTGAATCTTTATCAAAAGTAAGTGCTACAGCCATTCTCCTTCCCACATGAGATTGTGGTTTTCCAAAAACTCTAACATATGAATTATCACTAAATGCTTCATCTTTTATATCAATAATAGGATTAAAAGTATCTGCAACAGCTTTATAAGCCGCACTTGCACCTGCTCCATATTGAATATAATTTAAAGGCAATCCTAATACTGCTCTTACATGAAGTGCAAATTCACTTTGAGATTGAGTAATCATAGTTACCATTCCTGTATCATGAGGTCTTGGGCTTACTTCAGAAAAATAAACTTCATCACCTTTTACAAATAATTCAACTCCAAAAATACCTCTACCACCTAAACCATCAGTGATTTTTTTAGCTATTTCTTCTGATTTTTTGATTGCTTTATCACTCATTTTCATTGGTTGCCATGAGAAGATATAGTCACCATCTTTTTGAATATGTCCAATAGGAGCACAGAAGATAGTTTGTCTTTCATTTCTTACTGTTAAAAGAGTTATTTCATAATCAAATTTTATAAACTCCTCAACAATTAATTCACTAGCATCACCCCTAGCTTCTTTTGCAATTTCCCATGATTTTTCTAATTCTTTAGCACTTTTAGCAATACTTTGTCCGTGTCCAGAACTACTCATTACAGGCTTAATAACACAAGGAAAACCAATATATTCTGCTGCATTTTTTAGTTCATCAAAACTTTTTACAAACTTATATTTACTTGTAGGAAGTTCTAACTCTTCAGCTGCAAATTCTCTTATGTTTTTTCTATTCATTGTTTTGTTTACAGCTTCGGCATTTGGGATTACATGAAATCCCTCTTTTTCAGCAGTAAACAGAGCATCAATATTGATTGCTTCAACTTCTGGCAGAATATAATCAGGTTTTTCTCTTCTAATTACATCTAATATTTCATTTTTATTTTTCATATTGATTGTATAAGCTTTATTTGCAACAAGTTGTGCAGGAGCATTATTATAACTGTCAACTGCAATAGTTTCAATACCTAATCTTTGAGCTTCAATTATAACTTCTTTACCAAGTTCACCACTTCCAAGTAACATTATTTTAATTGAATTAGATTTTAAGGGAGTCCCAAATTTCATTTTTATCCTTTTTTAAATTTTTGTAGAATCTTTTATCATATTCTTCTAAATCATTTTTTTCTATTACACTTTTTAATATTTTTAGATATCTTTCTTTTATTTGAGAGTAGTTTATTAAGGTTTGGCTTAAAACTAAACCAGATAATTTCTTCTTCATTTTTTGGAAATGAGAACGTAACATTCTAAATGAAATATAAGCATTCGTTCTATTTAGATTTAGCATGTATGAAGAGATAGATTTCTCAAATGAGTCAAATATCCTCACTAAATGTGTAGCATTGGGGTCTCTGTTTAAAGGAACCATTCCTCTTTCTCCATTTTGACCATATGTCCAATGTCCAAATAGATTATTTCCTTCTTTTGCAAATCTACTTGTCCCCCAACCACTTTCAACAGCAGCTTGGGCTAACGCTAAAGATGGAGGTACAATATTTACTCTAAATAAAAGTTTTTTATAATCGTAAATACTATCTACTTTATATCTTTTTGCTATTAAATCAAGCCTCTGTATATTTTCAATTTTTCTACTAAAATGTTTATCCAATCTCATTTTTAAGATAAATTCTCTATCTTTTAATATCTTTTTATTGGCATGTTCAATGTAAGGATATAAGTAGTCAAAAAAATAGTCTTGTTTTTTAGTAGTTGCTCTCATTTCGTAATATTCATCAGGGAAACCAGTAGTTTCAGCATAAGAATTCATTAGAAAGAAAATTGAAAGTAAAAATAAGATTTTTTTCATGGTATCTCTTATATTTGTGCTACAAATACTTTTTTTACTGCACCTTTAAAGAAGAGCTCACCATCTCTTATACTAACTGTTAACTCCTCTTTACTTTTTGGATAAACAAAAGCTTTAGTATCTACTAATCCTAAAGCATTTGCTCTTAAGAAGCATGCAACCATTCCTGTACCACATGCTAAAGTCTCACCTTCAACACCTCTTTCATAAGTTCTTACAAAAATTTTTCCATCTTCAATTTTTGCAAAGTTTACATTTGCGTTATGTTCATATCTCATTTTTGCACATAAATCATGATTATATTTTTCTAAATCATCTACAATAGTTATTAAATGGGGAACTCCTGTATCAATTAAATACCAAGTCAAACCCTCTTGCTCAAACTCTTCTTTTATGATTTTAGGTTTAGTCATTTGTGTTTCCACAATATTTCCATCTACAGATGATGTTATAAATCCAGCTTCTGTCAAAAACTTCATATTTGAAGGAGCTAAGCCATTATTATAAGCATAGTGTGCTACTGCTCTTGTACCATTTCCACACATCGCGGCATCACTACCATCACTATTATAAAAAAGCCATTCAAAATCAGCTGTTTGATTTGGAACAATAACAATTAGCCCATCTGCACCAATACCTTCAGTTCTATTACATAGATTTATAGCATCTTGGGAATAGTCTTTTTTTATTAGTGTATGAAAAATTACAAAGTCATTTCCACTGGCGCTGTATTTTGTATATGTCATATAAGTTCTCCTATAACTCGTTCAACTTCTTTTTGAAGGTTTTTTAAATTTGTTGAATTATCAATTACTAAATCTGCTAAATTCTTTTTTTCTTCTATATCCATTTGATTTGAAATTTTTAATTTGGCTTCTTCTTTGCTTATACTATCCCTTTTCATCAATCTTTCTATTTGTATCTCTTTTGGTGTATAAACCACTAAAGATTTTTTAATAGGATAATTCATTTTTTCATAAAATAAAGGGATATCTATAAGATACGGTTTTCCTTGCTGTTCAAAGATTAAAGACTCTTTTTCTATCTCTTCTTTTATTAAAGGATGAATAAAACTTTCCAATTTTTCTTTATTTTTTTGATTTGAAAATATGATAGGACCTAGTTTTTTTCGAAGAACCTTTCCATTTTCTACATACTCTTTCCCAAACATTGAAGCTATTTTATCACTATGCCTGTCTAAAAGTCTATGTGCTATCTTGTCTGCATCTATTGTCAAAAATCCATGTAGCTTAAAAAGACTACAAACTGTACTTTTACCTGTGGCTATACCACCTGTTAGTGCAATAGCATATTTAAATGTTTCATTATTCATTATTAGATTTTACAATAAAATTGATTAATTTAAAAGGAAAGTGAGTTTTGTATCACAAAGCTTATCGCTTTGCAATACCTGTTAGCTCTTTTTGAATGTGAGTTGGGAATACAAAAGAAGCATGTTGAATCTCTGTAGAATAGTAGTTTAAGTCCACAAGTAAATCAGATCTTTGTAAAATAATATCAGCTGTTGGATGATATTTTTTTGATGCTAATACACAAGTTGTATGTCCAAAACTATATGGCATACAAATCCAAAAGTTAGCTCCTGTAATTGTTAAATCATTTTTTAATCTAGCAGCATCTTTAGAATGACTATTAGTTTTATAAGAAATTAGACCATCATCTTTTAAGATTTTTTGAATATTTGCTAAAATTAATTCATCAATATTTATATCAGTTAAAATTATTACATCAATATTTTTTTCATTTTTAGAGTTTAATAAAGAAATATCCCCATATTCTACATTTACTCTATGTTTTGCAACTTCTTGTTTTAACTCTTCATCACAGTTTCCTATAACTAAAATATTTTCAGGTTCTTTGTGCGTACACAGGGGAACGTGAATAATCATTTCATTAAAAGCAAAGTTTTTGTTTTCAACACTTGACATTATTAGTCCTTTTATTTTATTAAATTTTCGATATAATAGCGAAAAATTTTTAAATTAATAAAAGATAATTACTTTAATTGTAAAAATAAAAAAAAAGGTGAAGAATGAGCACAGTTAGTTACAAAGATGCTGGTGTAGATATAGACGCAGGAAATCAATTTGTTGAAAATATTAAACCATATGTTAAATCAACAATGATCCCTGGAGTACTTGGGGGAATAGGTTCTTTTGCAGGTGCCTTTGAGTTACCAAGTGGTTACAAAAAACCAGTATTACTTTCAGGAACTGATGGTGTTGGAACTAAATTAAAATTAGCAATTGATTCTAAAAAATTTGATACAGTAGGTATTGACTTAGTTGCTATGTGTACAAATGACTTATTATGTAATTTTGGTGAGCCTCTATTTTTCTTAGATTATTATGCAACTGCGAAATTAGAAGTTGAAGAAGCAACTCAAGTTGTAAAAGGAATTGCAGAAGGTTGTATTAGAAGTGAATGTGCACTTGTAGGTGGTGAAACTGCTGAAATGCCAGGTATGTACAAAGAGGGTGATTTTGATTTAGCTGGTTTTTGTGTTGGAATTGCTGAAAAAGATGAGTTAAATAGAATAGATAAAATCTCTATTGGAGATACTCTAATTGCTCTTCCATCTTCAGGAGTTCACTCAAATGGTTTTTCACTTGTAAGAAAATTATTATTAGAAAAACTAGGAATGTCTTTAGATGACGATTTCCAAGGAAAACCATTAAAAGATGTATTATTAGAGCCAACTAGAATATATGTAAAAGAGTTCAAAGCAAACAAAGATAATATAAATGCTTTAGCCCATATCACAGGTGGTGGGATTACAGAAAATTTACCAAGAGTTTTACCAGATAATTTTAAAGCAGTGGTTGATAGAAGTAAAATTAAAGTTTTACCAATTTTTGAATTTATGTCTAAACATGTTGAAGTTGAAGAGATGTATAGAACATTTAATATGGGTGTTGGTATGGTTTTAGTTGTAAATCCTGGAAATGTGGATGCCATTTTAGCTAATACTGATGGATATGTTATTGGAGAAATTGCTGAAGGTGAAAAAGGCGTAGAGTTTATCTAGGTTTTTATTTTTTTCTTTTAAAGGTAAGCTCTTTTTGGCTTACCTTTTTTTATGCTTTTTAAAAAGTGTATGAAGAATCTTTTAGTGAAGCATGAGAATAGTCACAAAAGGGCTTATTTTCTGATGCTCCACAACGACATAGGGTAAATTTAGTTTTATTGGCAAATGATGACCAGTGTTCAATTTTTAAATCAACTGCTCCAATTACAGTAATTGGACCATTTTTTAGTATATTGATATTTTCTTTCTCATAATCTTGCATAATTTGTTTATTTTCTATTGAGTAAGATAAGGCACTAGAAGGACAGCCTTCAATTGACTTGATTATCTCTTGGGTTGTCTCTGTATCTAAGTTAATCCAGTCATGTGAGTTTTCTGAGCTATAAATAGAGGGAAATTCATTAACACATTGTGCACTACCAGCACAAATTGAGCGATTAAAAGTTACAGTTACATCTTTTGAATTATAAACTTGAATAATCTCTTCTTTTAATTTTTTTTCTGAAGTAAAATTATCTTTTAAGTGAGTTCCATCACAAAAAGGTTGGTTTTTAGATTTCCCACATCTGCAAATAAGGGTGCTTTTTTCTAATGTAATGGGCAAAGAGTCATAAAATATTATATTTTTTAAAGTTTTATTACTTAAGTTTGAAATTTTTAAAGGGCCATTTTCTATAGGGATAATTGATAATTCATTCATATGTACTCCTTTTTTATAATAAATAAGAACTTAAAACTTGTTATTCTAAAAACCAACAATAAAAGTTTACAATACAATTATTAATCAATTATTTCTTAAATATTATTGTATCCATTGATTGATTTCCATACATATAAATATCGTGTAAAGATTCTCCTATATGATTATTTGAGGCACCAAAAGTTACAAATAAAGGTAAAAAATGTTCTTTAGAGGGATGATTTATTTGTAAATTTGGGGCTTCTTTTTCATAATTCAATAAAGAGTTAACATTACCTTTTTGAATATTTCCAACAACCCAATCTCTAAACTCTTTTGCATAAGAATTAGGTTTTGCATTTTCATTTTCCCAAGTTGAGTTCATAATATTATGAGTCATAGCACCACTTCCAATAATTAAGGTATCTTCTCTTAATTTACTTAAAATTACTCCCAATTCAAAAAGTTTTTTTGAATCAAAGTTTATTGGTAAAGAGAGTTGAATAATTGGAATATTTGCCTTTGGATATATTAAGCTTAGAGGTGACCATACTCCATGATCAAATCCACCTCTTGAAATATCTTTTTCTATTTCTATTCCAGAACTTTTAATTAAACTTATTATTTCATCACATTTTTTTAAGTCACTTTTTGCTTTATATTCTAATTGGTATAACTCTTTTGGGAAATTATAAAAATCATGTATAGTATGAGGACTCTCTTCATATAATATTTTTAAATTTTTAGTTAGCCAATGGGCTGAAATAACTAAGATAAATTTAGGTTCAGGAAAATTTGATGATAAATTTTTTAAAAAGGAAGTAGTGCTATTATCCATTATAGATAGAGCTGGACTACCATGTGATATATATAAACTTGGGAACATTTTTGTCCTTTAATTTGCTTTATAAACTTTATTAACCAATGAGTATAAAGTATCTAGTTCTTCGTCACTTAGTACTTCCATCGCTTTATATAAATTTTTTGCATGTTCTGGAAACACTTTTTCTATAACTTCTTTACCTTTTTGTGTAATTGTTAAAATTGAGGCTCTATTATCATTTGGATCTTTTATTGAAGTAATCCATTCATCTCTTTTTAAATTTTTTACTACAACAGTAATATTTCCAGGAGTACTCATAGTAAGTTTTGTTATTGAACCTATATTTAAATCACCTCTATGGTATAGGACTTCTAAAACCTTAAATTGGTTAAAAGTTAGCCCATGTTGAGATAAGTACGAAAGAGTTTTATTTGTTATTTTAAGAGATGCTTTTTCCAATCTAACAACAGTCTTCATAGACTTATCTGTTCTTTCTCCATAAGTTTTTACCATTTTTCTTCCTTTAAATTTTAATCAATAAAGCCTAAGCTTCTTTCATCTCTATAAATAAGAAATGTGAATTTGAAATAGCATTAATAGTAATTTCATTTTCTTTAGTGATTTCCATAGCATCGCCATGATTTAACTCAACATTATTAA
This portion of the Arcobacter nitrofigilis DSM 7299 genome encodes:
- a CDS encoding YbgA family protein; this encodes MKLGISSCLIGNLCRYDGAHSRDAFVVNILQKYFEIVPYCPESIIFGTPRETIRLVRNGEDIKVTTSNGEKDVTKQLDEISVSCAKQIANDDICGFILKSKSPTCGMERVKVYQEKNAPSKKEGVGLFAKRIKEFYPYLPLEEEGRLNDAWLKENFLMQIFAYRDLHELLKKEDIEFNDLVEFHTSYKYLIYAKSQEFYKELGHIVANHEKKPLEEILAEYKQSFLKAISEKSTINKTYNVLLHIFGYFKKHISKEEKELLLVSMDEYKDGIIPLITIVKMFKIYISRYDIEYLKKQKFLNPYPAELALRSDLKANK
- a CDS encoding DUF420 domain-containing protein, yielding METVSNNIIPLHMNVMLVFFSVLPFLVMGSIFLAKNKQYKLHFYSQGFILVLTILVLVFFEIMIRIDGGFFEFAKQSDMPHGFLVGYLIFHIIIALIAAVLWIRLFIKSMLLYQNGKIEEIKASNHIREGQITFIFLLLSCITGVFVYLFLFIF
- a CDS encoding PhnA domain-containing protein, with amino-acid sequence MSIEKDLLDRSGSVCELCGASDGLEAIEVAPKDEKIVVCSTCKEQIEDESKMDSNHFRCLNDSMWSETPAVQVVAYRLLKNLSIDEGWAQDLVEMMYLEPETLEWAEAGLTTGEVVKDSNGVTLNSGDSVTIIKDLDVKGAGFTAKRGTVVKGISLGDDPTHIEGKVNGVRIFLKTCFLKKS
- the purT gene encoding formate-dependent phosphoribosylglycinamide formyltransferase, translating into MKFGTPLKSNSIKIMLLGSGELGKEVIIEAQRLGIETIAVDSYNNAPAQLVANKAYTINMKNKNEILDVIRREKPDYILPEVEAINIDALFTAEKEGFHVIPNAEAVNKTMNRKNIREFAAEELELPTSKYKFVKSFDELKNAAEYIGFPCVIKPVMSSSGHGQSIAKSAKELEKSWEIAKEARGDASELIVEEFIKFDYEITLLTVRNERQTIFCAPIGHIQKDGDYIFSWQPMKMSDKAIKKSEEIAKKITDGLGGRGIFGVELFVKGDEVYFSEVSPRPHDTGMVTMITQSQSEFALHVRAVLGLPLNYIQYGAGASAAYKAVADTFNPIIDIKDEAFSDNSYVRVFGKPQSHVGRRMAVALTFDKDSSDKALKNAKEIIKNFSDC
- a CDS encoding glucosaminidase domain-containing protein, whose product is MKKILFLLSIFFLMNSYAETTGFPDEYYEMRATTKKQDYFFDYLYPYIEHANKKILKDREFILKMRLDKHFSRKIENIQRLDLIAKRYKVDSIYDYKKLLFRVNIVPPSLALAQAAVESGWGTSRFAKEGNNLFGHWTYGQNGERGMVPLNRDPNATHLVRIFDSFEKSISSYMLNLNRTNAYISFRMLRSHFQKMKKKLSGLVLSQTLINYSQIKERYLKILKSVIEKNDLEEYDKRFYKNLKKDKNEIWDSLKI
- the dapF gene encoding diaminopimelate epimerase encodes the protein MTYTKYSASGNDFVIFHTLIKKDYSQDAINLCNRTEGIGADGLIVIVPNQTADFEWLFYNSDGSDAAMCGNGTRAVAHYAYNNGLAPSNMKFLTEAGFITSSVDGNIVETQMTKPKIIKEEFEQEGLTWYLIDTGVPHLITIVDDLEKYNHDLCAKMRYEHNANVNFAKIEDGKIFVRTYERGVEGETLACGTGMVACFLRANALGLVDTKAFVYPKSKEELTVSIRDGELFFKGAVKKVFVAQI
- the coaE gene encoding dephospho-CoA kinase (Dephospho-CoA kinase (CoaE) performs the final step in coenzyme A biosynthesis.) encodes the protein MNNETFKYAIALTGGIATGKSTVCSLFKLHGFLTIDADKIAHRLLDRHSDKIASMFGKEYVENGKVLRKKLGPIIFSNQKNKEKLESFIHPLIKEEIEKESLIFEQQGKPYLIDIPLFYEKMNYPIKKSLVVYTPKEIQIERLMKRDSISKEEAKLKISNQMDIEEKKNLADLVIDNSTNLKNLQKEVERVIGELI
- a CDS encoding spermine/spermidine synthase domain-containing protein, which translates into the protein MSSVENKNFAFNEMIIHVPLCTHKEPENILVIGNCDEELKQEVAKHRVNVEYGDISLLNSKNEKNIDVIILTDINIDELILANIQKILKDDGLISYKTNSHSKDAARLKNDLTITGANFWICMPYSFGHTTCVLASKKYHPTADIILQRSDLLVDLNYYSTEIQHASFVFPTHIQKELTGIAKR
- the purM gene encoding phosphoribosylformylglycinamidine cyclo-ligase, translated to MSTVSYKDAGVDIDAGNQFVENIKPYVKSTMIPGVLGGIGSFAGAFELPSGYKKPVLLSGTDGVGTKLKLAIDSKKFDTVGIDLVAMCTNDLLCNFGEPLFFLDYYATAKLEVEEATQVVKGIAEGCIRSECALVGGETAEMPGMYKEGDFDLAGFCVGIAEKDELNRIDKISIGDTLIALPSSGVHSNGFSLVRKLLLEKLGMSLDDDFQGKPLKDVLLEPTRIYVKEFKANKDNINALAHITGGGITENLPRVLPDNFKAVVDRSKIKVLPIFEFMSKHVEVEEMYRTFNMGVGMVLVVNPGNVDAILANTDGYVIGEIAEGEKGVEFI
- a CDS encoding CDGSH iron-sulfur domain-containing protein, with protein sequence MNELSIIPIENGPLKISNLSNKTLKNIIFYDSLPITLEKSTLICRCGKSKNQPFCDGTHLKDNFTSEKKLKEEIIQVYNSKDVTVTFNRSICAGSAQCVNEFPSIYSSENSHDWINLDTETTQEIIKSIEGCPSSALSYSIENKQIMQDYEKENINILKNGPITVIGAVDLKIEHWSSFANKTKFTLCRCGASENKPFCDYSHASLKDSSYTF
- a CDS encoding DODA-type extradiol aromatic ring-opening family dioxygenase gives rise to the protein MFPSLYISHGSPALSIMDNSTTSFLKNLSSNFPEPKFILVISAHWLTKNLKILYEESPHTIHDFYNFPKELYQLEYKAKSDLKKCDEIISLIKSSGIEIEKDISRGGFDHGVWSPLSLIYPKANIPIIQLSLPINFDSKKLFELGVILSKLREDTLIIGSGAMTHNIMNSTWENENAKPNSYAKEFRDWVVGNIQKGNVNSLLNYEKEAPNLQINHPSKEHFLPLFVTFGASNNHIGESLHDIYMYGNQSMDTIIFKK
- a CDS encoding MarR family winged helix-turn-helix transcriptional regulator, with the translated sequence MVKTYGERTDKSMKTVVRLEKASLKITNKTLSYLSQHGLTFNQFKVLEVLYHRGDLNIGSITKLTMSTPGNITVVVKNLKRDEWITSIKDPNDNRASILTITQKGKEVIEKVFPEHAKNLYKAMEVLSDEELDTLYSLVNKVYKAN